Proteins found in one Maridesulfovibrio sp. genomic segment:
- a CDS encoding insulinase family protein, protein MTKLHGFKEISREHLNELNGEAVIYEHEKTGGRVLSVINNDENKTFGISFRTPPENSTGLPHILEHSVLCGSKKYPVKEPFVELLKCSLQTFLNAMTYPDKTVYPVASPNEQDFRNLVGVYLDAVFFPNLTPNTLMQEGWHYVPEEDGTLSYKGVVFNEMKGAYSSPDSLLYEAIQHSLFPDTTYGLDSGGDPEVIPELTFDEFMAFHAKYYHPSNAYAFFYGDDDPQHRLAMLDEYFSQFDKIDPKSEIGVQTPFEAPVTVEKKYSASDDGNQKAMFTVNFGINKDRDSMTDLELSVLEQILIGLPSSPLRKALNDSGIGEDMAGVGLENELRQLYFSTGLKGIKTEDGPKVEELIFSTLKDLAAKGIAREDIEAALNTIEFQLRENNTGAYPRGLSVMITAMTSWLYDEHPLEYVRYEEPLAELKARIEKGEKIFEPLIEEIFLNNNYRSSVLLVPDSKVGLEREEREKSKLAAIRADMDEDEYKNVVAIAEELQKEQEAHDEPEALATIPRLKVSDLDKEGKEIVCEQKDEMLFHDLDTNGIIYLDLAFDFSGLEDRLIPYLPIFGRALVQTGTKSTDFVSMTRRMAAKTGGISPTSIVNSKHGVDESYTRFVLRGKATAERSADLLSIMGELLSEASFDNKDRVRQLVLESKARKEQALVPSGHIMAATRMKARFNEAGYINELMNGISGLEFLRELAKRVDDDFDSVVADLEEIRSAILNQANLLTNVTLDGNTFNSVSNSIADMVGNLPGGSKSVAVRNRASFSRAEGLCIPAQVNYVAKGANVYEHGYEYSGAAQVVSRYLRTGYLWDKVRVQGGAYGSFSMFDRSAGSLSFVSYRDPNLTRTLDTYDGVAEYLDSVAINSDELEKAILGGIGEIDNYMLPDTKGYTSMVRHLSGEDAAFRQTIREQVLGCSEQDFRNFGSAAKSVAKHGDVVILGSRKAMEDSGLELDLVDVL, encoded by the coding sequence ATGACCAAGTTACATGGCTTTAAAGAAATATCACGCGAGCATCTTAATGAACTTAACGGGGAAGCCGTTATATATGAACATGAAAAAACCGGCGGACGGGTTCTGTCCGTAATTAATAACGATGAGAACAAGACCTTCGGTATCAGCTTCCGTACTCCCCCGGAAAACAGCACCGGGCTGCCCCACATTCTCGAACATTCGGTACTGTGCGGATCGAAAAAATATCCGGTAAAGGAACCTTTTGTGGAGCTGCTGAAATGCTCCCTGCAAACTTTCCTCAATGCCATGACCTACCCGGATAAAACCGTTTACCCTGTGGCAAGCCCTAATGAGCAGGATTTCCGTAACCTTGTAGGAGTTTACCTTGACGCGGTCTTTTTCCCCAACCTGACCCCCAATACTCTTATGCAGGAAGGCTGGCATTACGTTCCTGAAGAGGACGGCACACTGAGCTACAAAGGGGTCGTGTTCAACGAAATGAAGGGGGCGTATTCCTCCCCGGACAGCCTGCTTTACGAAGCCATCCAGCATTCCCTGTTCCCGGACACCACCTACGGTCTTGATTCCGGCGGTGATCCTGAAGTTATCCCGGAACTGACCTTTGATGAGTTTATGGCGTTTCATGCCAAGTACTACCACCCTTCCAACGCATACGCTTTTTTCTACGGCGATGATGATCCGCAGCACCGCCTGGCCATGCTGGATGAATACTTCAGCCAGTTTGATAAAATCGACCCCAAATCCGAAATTGGTGTACAGACTCCCTTCGAGGCTCCCGTAACAGTGGAAAAGAAATACTCCGCTTCCGATGACGGAAACCAGAAAGCCATGTTTACGGTCAACTTCGGAATCAACAAGGACCGCGATTCAATGACCGATCTCGAGCTGAGCGTATTGGAGCAGATTCTGATCGGACTGCCCTCCTCGCCTTTGCGTAAGGCGCTCAATGATTCCGGGATTGGTGAAGATATGGCTGGAGTCGGACTGGAAAACGAACTTCGCCAGCTTTACTTCTCCACCGGACTCAAAGGAATAAAGACCGAAGATGGACCCAAAGTTGAAGAGCTGATCTTCTCCACCCTCAAAGATCTTGCAGCAAAAGGCATCGCCCGCGAGGATATTGAAGCGGCCTTGAACACTATTGAATTTCAGCTTCGTGAGAATAATACCGGGGCGTATCCGCGCGGTCTTTCCGTGATGATCACCGCCATGACTTCATGGTTGTATGATGAACATCCCCTTGAGTACGTACGCTACGAAGAGCCTCTTGCAGAACTCAAGGCACGCATTGAAAAAGGCGAGAAGATCTTTGAACCGCTCATTGAAGAGATTTTCCTGAACAATAATTACCGTTCATCCGTACTTCTGGTTCCGGACAGCAAGGTCGGTCTTGAGCGCGAAGAACGTGAAAAATCCAAGCTTGCCGCTATCCGTGCAGATATGGATGAAGATGAATATAAAAATGTGGTCGCCATAGCCGAAGAACTTCAGAAGGAACAGGAAGCCCACGATGAGCCGGAAGCGCTTGCCACCATCCCCCGGCTGAAGGTTAGCGATCTGGACAAGGAAGGTAAGGAGATTGTTTGCGAGCAAAAAGATGAAATGCTCTTTCACGATCTTGATACCAACGGCATCATCTACCTTGATCTCGCTTTCGATTTCTCCGGACTTGAAGACAGGCTCATCCCCTACCTGCCCATTTTCGGACGGGCGCTGGTTCAGACCGGGACTAAATCAACCGACTTTGTGAGCATGACCCGACGCATGGCCGCCAAAACAGGCGGAATATCCCCCACTTCCATAGTCAATTCCAAACACGGCGTGGACGAAAGCTACACCCGTTTTGTACTGCGGGGTAAAGCCACCGCCGAACGCAGCGCGGACCTGCTTTCCATCATGGGTGAGCTGCTCAGCGAAGCTTCATTTGATAACAAGGATCGAGTCCGCCAGCTGGTACTGGAATCAAAAGCCCGCAAGGAACAGGCTCTAGTACCTTCCGGCCATATAATGGCCGCCACACGCATGAAGGCCCGGTTCAACGAGGCCGGCTACATAAACGAACTAATGAACGGAATTTCCGGTCTTGAGTTCCTGCGCGAATTGGCCAAACGGGTCGATGATGATTTCGATTCCGTGGTTGCAGATCTTGAGGAAATCCGCTCCGCCATCCTCAATCAGGCCAATCTTCTCACTAACGTGACTCTCGATGGAAATACTTTTAACTCGGTCAGCAATTCCATCGCCGATATGGTTGGTAATCTGCCCGGTGGCAGCAAATCCGTTGCCGTACGCAATCGCGCTTCCTTCTCCAGAGCGGAAGGTCTGTGCATTCCCGCACAGGTCAACTATGTTGCCAAGGGTGCCAATGTCTACGAGCATGGTTATGAATACTCCGGGGCAGCGCAGGTGGTCAGCCGCTATCTGCGTACTGGGTATCTCTGGGACAAAGTCCGCGTGCAGGGCGGCGCTTACGGATCATTCTCCATGTTCGACCGTTCTGCCGGAAGCCTGAGTTTTGTTTCGTACCGCGACCCCAACCTGACCCGCACTCTCGATACCTATGATGGAGTTGCCGAATATCTGGACTCGGTAGCAATAAACAGCGATGAACTGGAAAAAGCCATTCTCGGTGGAATCGGTGAAATCGACAACTACATGCTGCCGGACACCAAGGGATACACCTCCATGGTGCGTCATCTCAGCGGAGAAGATGCTGCATTCAGGCAGACCATCCGTGAACAGGTACTCGGTTGCAGTGAACAGGATTTCCGCAATTTCGGTTCTGCCGCCAAATCAGTAGCCAAGCACGGAGATGTCGTAATACTGGGCAGCAGAAAAGCCATGGAAGATTCCGGTCTGGAACTTGATCTGGTAGATGTTTTGTAA
- a CDS encoding flagellar biosynthesis anti-sigma factor FlgM: protein MTFDKNDKDGFRPSYKLSSDGYETSLDEENPPERQEELRKLREQIRTGTYRPAIGEIAINLVRSDAKIRGFN, encoded by the coding sequence ATGACTTTCGACAAAAACGACAAAGACGGTTTCCGACCGTCCTATAAACTTTCGTCCGACGGGTATGAAACTTCATTGGATGAAGAGAATCCGCCCGAAAGACAAGAAGAACTCCGCAAACTCCGTGAACAGATCCGGACAGGAACTTATCGGCCTGCCATAGGCGAAATCGCCATAAATCTAGTGCGCTCTGATGCTAAAATCAGGGGTTTTAATTGA
- a CDS encoding ChbG/HpnK family deacetylase, translating to MLVVINVDDLGLHPAVRRAVDQLAGIGVVTSSTTLANGPDLSESVLLQEKHKGLGLGAHLNLLRGKPISNPDHIPSLVDDDGLLFGNYTSLLLRYMSGRIKLSEVEKEWSAQVEYLLDHKIHLTHFDSEKHIHAWPGLYNLAGRIAKKYGIRWIRRPFEHVPLSRFDKGMLRVRFLQLCLGTSFPGKEPRTADCVWGIGDQKENLDPHLFKKYVEIYRPELVEIVCHPGLPEDGDGPLPSEFGPMRVAAQWAEESNSLLHKDWLKIFKELGATPINYGQIDHRSGEIK from the coding sequence ATGCTAGTTGTAATAAATGTGGATGATTTAGGATTGCATCCGGCGGTTCGCCGCGCTGTGGACCAGCTTGCGGGGATCGGAGTTGTAACTTCGTCCACCACCCTTGCCAACGGACCTGATTTATCAGAATCAGTTCTTCTGCAGGAAAAGCATAAGGGACTGGGCCTTGGTGCGCATCTAAATCTGCTCCGCGGCAAACCTATCTCCAACCCTGATCACATCCCCTCCCTCGTGGACGACGACGGGCTGCTTTTCGGTAACTACACATCCCTGCTCCTGCGCTACATGAGCGGACGCATCAAACTTTCTGAAGTGGAGAAGGAATGGTCCGCTCAAGTGGAATACCTGCTCGACCACAAAATACACCTGACTCACTTCGACAGTGAAAAACATATCCACGCCTGGCCCGGCTTATACAACCTGGCCGGAAGAATAGCCAAAAAATACGGGATCAGATGGATACGTCGTCCTTTTGAACACGTCCCCCTTTCCCGCTTTGATAAAGGAATGCTGCGCGTCCGTTTTTTACAGCTTTGCCTCGGGACTAGTTTTCCCGGCAAAGAACCGCGCACGGCAGATTGTGTCTGGGGGATCGGCGACCAGAAGGAAAATCTGGACCCGCATCTTTTTAAAAAATACGTTGAGATTTATAGGCCGGAACTAGTAGAAATAGTATGCCATCCCGGATTGCCTGAAGATGGAGACGGCCCTTTGCCGTCTGAATTCGGACCCATGCGGGTCGCGGCGCAGTGGGCAGAGGAATCCAATTCCCTGCTGCACAAAGATTGGCTCAAAATTTTCAAAGAACTGGGGGCTACCCCCATCAACTACGGACAGATAGATCACCGTAGCGGAGAGATTAAATAA
- a CDS encoding glycosyltransferase family 2 protein, which produces MPEIEKCNREIEVSIVTPMHNEEGCVREFHKRITAALQGMNTTYEILLVNDGSTDSTESIIRELSASDPHIKGVMLARNRGQCTAIYAGIQESEGCYVVIMDGDLQHKPEEVPSLIEEIRKGYDLVSGCRTNRGESMIKRKLPSKIANYLMRATSGCQVKDMGGLSVLKGKLARSMTLREGQHRLIPALVYGMGGSTSEVPISAPPRFAGESHYGLSRSIDVLFDIVMLWFQSSFKQRPIYLFGRISLALFMIASLIMVWLLYEKVFFGVHMGTRPPFIGCILLYLSSLGFMSTGFILESLANTYDAVMGTKTYQIREIVKKE; this is translated from the coding sequence ATGCCGGAAATTGAAAAATGTAACCGTGAGATAGAAGTCAGCATTGTCACTCCCATGCATAATGAAGAAGGCTGCGTGCGTGAATTCCACAAGCGAATTACCGCAGCTTTGCAGGGAATGAATACCACCTATGAAATTCTGCTGGTTAATGACGGCTCCACAGACAGCACCGAATCCATCATTCGTGAGCTTTCAGCAAGCGACCCGCACATTAAGGGAGTAATGCTCGCCCGCAACCGTGGACAATGTACCGCAATCTACGCCGGAATCCAGGAAAGCGAAGGATGCTACGTAGTTATTATGGACGGAGATCTACAACATAAACCAGAAGAAGTTCCGTCCCTAATTGAGGAAATCCGCAAAGGATACGATCTTGTTTCCGGGTGCCGGACCAACCGCGGCGAGTCCATGATCAAACGCAAGCTGCCCAGCAAAATAGCCAACTATCTCATGCGGGCAACCAGCGGTTGTCAGGTAAAAGACATGGGCGGACTTTCCGTACTTAAAGGCAAGCTGGCCCGCTCAATGACTCTGCGTGAAGGACAGCACAGGCTCATTCCCGCGCTGGTTTACGGCATGGGCGGTTCCACATCCGAAGTGCCTATCTCCGCGCCTCCCCGTTTTGCTGGTGAAAGCCATTACGGCCTGTCACGATCCATTGATGTTCTTTTCGATATCGTGATGCTCTGGTTCCAGTCATCCTTCAAGCAACGCCCCATCTATCTTTTCGGGCGCATCAGCCTTGCCCTGTTTATGATTGCCTCGCTCATTATGGTCTGGCTGCTTTACGAAAAAGTTTTCTTCGGTGTCCACATGGGCACCCGCCCTCCATTCATAGGCTGCATCCTGCTCTACCTCAGCTCGCTGGGCTTCATGTCAACGGGATTTATTCTGGAATCTCTTGCAAACACCTACGACGCGGTCATGGGAACCAAGACCTACCAGATAAGAGAAATTGTTAAAAAAGAATAA
- a CDS encoding OmpA family protein codes for MSDDLSLKKPAQGGEEGGWALTLADMMTLLLCFFVLLLAIADVDQKKYKDVSDSLASAMGVPVPPKGQYDTFEGAPVARRVISKKQRNIFEMQLEMARLVGRESKALKIKMRPDSVAIVLKGGFFFPSGKADLTTGAKRILAKIAPTLAKSPYNVVVEGHSDNIPIHSEQFPSNWELSSARASAVARYLLDNGFSKSHIKVLGMADTAPAYPNEDKNGKALPENQKRNRRVVLLVYPVKKK; via the coding sequence ATGTCGGATGATTTAAGCCTGAAAAAGCCTGCTCAAGGCGGCGAAGAGGGCGGCTGGGCCCTGACTCTTGCAGATATGATGACTCTGCTGCTTTGCTTTTTTGTGCTTTTGCTGGCAATCGCCGATGTGGATCAAAAGAAGTATAAGGACGTCTCGGATTCACTGGCTTCGGCCATGGGCGTGCCTGTCCCTCCAAAGGGACAATACGATACCTTTGAAGGTGCTCCTGTCGCCCGGAGGGTTATCAGCAAGAAGCAGCGCAATATATTTGAAATGCAGCTTGAAATGGCCCGGCTGGTAGGGCGTGAATCCAAAGCCTTGAAGATCAAGATGCGGCCGGATTCTGTCGCCATTGTGCTTAAGGGCGGTTTCTTTTTTCCCAGCGGTAAAGCAGACCTGACCACCGGTGCCAAAAGAATACTGGCAAAAATCGCTCCTACTCTCGCAAAATCTCCATATAATGTTGTGGTTGAAGGTCATTCCGACAACATCCCGATTCATTCTGAACAGTTTCCGTCCAATTGGGAACTATCCTCTGCACGGGCCAGTGCTGTTGCCCGTTACCTGCTTGATAACGGATTCAGCAAGTCACACATCAAGGTTCTCGGCATGGCTGATACAGCTCCCGCATATCCCAACGAAGATAAGAACGGCAAAGCTCTCCCTGAAAACCAGAAGCGTAACCGCAGAGTTGTTTTGCTGGTTTATCCGGTTAAGAAGAAGTAA
- a CDS encoding MotA/TolQ/ExbB proton channel family protein encodes MNIATIIGIFCGIAILMVATYTSTDSVGVFINLPGIAIVGGGTIASTFICYPLREVMRVLGVFMMAMGADELPLENYINVIVNLSKDVAAKGEEHLEGSLKNIENDFLREGLQMLVDGYSKEEIKEILDNRIQQYHEQEYSAAGIYRTMSTLSPAFGIIGTLIGLIAMMQGMGSDIAAIGPAMATALTTTLYGALFANMLFMPIAIKVEKRIDEITLLMRVIRDGILFIKDKTPSAIVMDKLKGYLPPRKWATVKAKK; translated from the coding sequence GTGAATATAGCCACCATAATCGGTATATTTTGCGGTATAGCCATCCTTATGGTCGCGACCTACACTTCCACTGATTCGGTCGGGGTTTTCATCAACCTGCCCGGGATCGCAATCGTTGGCGGTGGAACCATCGCCTCCACCTTTATCTGCTATCCGTTGCGTGAAGTAATGCGTGTACTCGGTGTCTTCATGATGGCCATGGGCGCAGATGAACTGCCCCTTGAAAACTACATTAATGTGATTGTTAATCTTTCAAAGGATGTAGCTGCAAAAGGTGAGGAACACCTTGAAGGCAGTCTCAAGAATATTGAAAACGATTTTCTGCGTGAAGGCTTGCAGATGCTTGTGGATGGTTATTCAAAGGAAGAGATCAAGGAGATTCTCGATAACCGCATTCAGCAGTATCACGAGCAGGAATACAGCGCCGCCGGAATCTACCGAACCATGTCCACCCTGTCTCCGGCTTTCGGAATTATCGGTACTCTGATCGGCCTGATTGCCATGATGCAGGGCATGGGCAGCGACATTGCGGCTATCGGACCAGCCATGGCTACGGCATTGACCACCACTCTTTATGGTGCTCTTTTCGCGAATATGCTTTTTATGCCTATCGCTATTAAAGTGGAAAAGCGGATTGATGAGATCACTTTGCTCATGAGGGTTATTCGAGACGGCATTCTTTTTATCAAGGATAAAACCCCGTCCGCAATTGTAATGGATAAGCTTAAAGGCTATCTGCCCCCGCGCAAATGGGCCACAGTCAAGGCCAAGAAGTAA
- a CDS encoding cyclic nucleotide-binding domain-containing protein, with protein MGSSSPNIKSFFKGQEIFKEGQESSVAYMIKKGAVNIYKVQNNEKIVLARLGEGEIFGEMGIISKGVRSANAEAAEYCDLVILTDQIILKLLDQCPRTIQYMTRLLVKRLARTGDMISSKGHRSNFISVCNILDLAYRTHISMDREQARKERNYDLGLDYNKLCKTIRSIILISQSDIDAVISKLKSLKIIDAIDLRTGKAFPDRFIQISDPDNFLEVANNLFKELQQNAYTPTSELQIVDIYEISRMLESDPKIIYKKIAQEDFPETMFMFDRNKVSEWASEKEPDYFSKVKKKKKSIDDLEDIEDIVYVDNATLKEIFSRLGYHKLGVLMSIAEDDARKKILANLAKKIAKIVQDEVRDNVDETEAEDVLVELFEMVREIKGGDKK; from the coding sequence ATGGGGTCCAGCAGTCCTAACATTAAGTCCTTTTTTAAGGGACAGGAAATATTCAAGGAAGGACAGGAGAGTTCCGTAGCCTATATGATTAAAAAGGGCGCGGTAAATATTTACAAGGTTCAGAATAACGAAAAAATTGTTCTTGCCCGTCTCGGCGAAGGCGAAATTTTCGGTGAAATGGGCATCATTTCCAAAGGTGTCCGTTCTGCCAATGCCGAAGCCGCCGAGTATTGTGACCTCGTAATCCTTACTGATCAGATTATTCTCAAGTTGCTTGATCAGTGTCCACGGACCATCCAATATATGACCCGTCTGCTGGTCAAACGTCTGGCCCGTACAGGTGACATGATTTCCTCCAAGGGACATCGCAGCAATTTTATAAGTGTCTGTAATATTCTTGATCTGGCGTATCGTACACATATCAGCATGGACCGCGAACAGGCCCGCAAAGAACGCAATTATGATCTCGGTCTTGACTATAACAAGCTCTGTAAGACTATCCGCAGTATTATTCTTATCTCTCAAAGCGATATCGACGCGGTGATAAGCAAGCTCAAAAGTCTGAAAATTATTGATGCCATTGATCTGCGCACCGGTAAGGCTTTTCCCGACCGCTTTATTCAGATATCTGATCCTGATAATTTTCTGGAGGTTGCAAATAACCTGTTCAAGGAATTGCAACAGAATGCATATACTCCCACCTCAGAGTTACAGATTGTGGATATCTACGAAATTTCGCGGATGCTGGAGAGTGACCCCAAAATCATATACAAGAAGATAGCACAGGAAGATTTTCCGGAAACCATGTTTATGTTCGACCGCAACAAGGTCAGTGAATGGGCTTCCGAGAAGGAACCGGACTACTTCAGCAAGGTCAAGAAAAAGAAGAAGTCCATTGATGATCTGGAAGATATTGAAGATATTGTCTACGTTGATAATGCGACTTTAAAAGAAATCTTTTCCCGTCTCGGTTACCACAAGCTTGGCGTGCTAATGAGCATTGCCGAAGACGATGCCCGCAAGAAAATTCTGGCCAACCTTGCCAAAAAGATCGCCAAGATCGTGCAGGATGAAGTGCGTGATAATGTGGATGAGACCGAAGCTGAGGATGTTCTCGTCGAACTTTTTGAAATGGTCAGGGAGATTAAAGGGGGGGATAAAAAGTGA
- a CDS encoding phospholipase D-like domain-containing protein: MEWNLLFGHLAIVGGFLLAAILVMSILRKQRTSSAAFAWLLAIFFVPYVGVPLYLIFGGRKLKRDAHTKADIHLEVQETIPLAEADPIDVMLREYDIPGATTGNQVRLCPTGIDIYNELVNLIENAEHQILITTFILSRDPVGKDIVERLSRKAASGVTVRLLLDDIGSLFTSRRFLKKLIDNGGKVAYFMPLFHAPFHGNSNLRNHRKIAIADQTYVLAGGTNIANEYIGPEPCEDRWTDLSFVLKGPAVRHYLEVFQSDWLFANGEKVNIIPPCKNGGAISGDGVMQVVPSGPDVPRDPVHDALLTAAFTAEKRLWIVTPYYVPDEALAQALRLAAFRGVDLRVLVPEKSNHALADLARGTHLRELEECGGRVVKYPHMVHAKVVVVDDRLAVVGSANMDMRSLFLNYEIVMFSYSETDIKPVSDWVQKLIDQSTEGTDKVGVVRDTFEGVARLVAPLL; encoded by the coding sequence ATGGAATGGAATCTCTTATTCGGCCACCTCGCGATTGTCGGCGGCTTTTTATTGGCGGCAATTCTGGTAATGTCCATCCTACGCAAGCAGCGTACTTCATCAGCGGCCTTCGCATGGCTGCTGGCTATCTTTTTTGTACCGTATGTAGGCGTGCCTTTATACCTTATTTTCGGTGGTCGTAAGCTTAAACGCGATGCCCACACCAAAGCGGATATCCATCTTGAAGTTCAGGAAACCATTCCTCTGGCCGAGGCCGATCCCATCGATGTAATGCTCAGGGAATACGATATTCCCGGTGCCACCACGGGAAATCAAGTCCGGCTCTGCCCAACAGGAATAGACATATACAATGAACTGGTGAATCTTATTGAGAATGCCGAGCATCAGATCCTGATCACCACCTTCATTCTTTCACGCGATCCCGTCGGCAAAGACATTGTGGAAAGATTATCCCGCAAAGCCGCCTCCGGGGTTACTGTGCGCTTATTGCTCGATGACATCGGTTCACTGTTCACATCTCGGAGATTCTTGAAAAAGCTGATTGATAACGGAGGCAAGGTCGCCTACTTCATGCCTCTTTTCCACGCCCCTTTTCACGGCAACAGCAACCTGCGTAATCACCGCAAAATAGCTATCGCCGACCAGACCTATGTTCTTGCCGGGGGAACCAACATCGCCAATGAATACATTGGCCCTGAACCGTGCGAAGACCGCTGGACCGACCTTTCCTTTGTGCTTAAAGGCCCTGCGGTGCGACATTATCTTGAAGTTTTCCAATCCGACTGGCTCTTTGCAAATGGCGAAAAGGTAAACATCATTCCACCCTGCAAAAATGGCGGCGCCATCAGTGGAGACGGGGTGATGCAGGTTGTTCCTTCCGGCCCGGACGTCCCGCGTGACCCGGTGCACGATGCCCTGCTTACCGCAGCCTTCACAGCAGAAAAAAGACTCTGGATTGTAACCCCTTACTACGTCCCGGACGAAGCACTGGCGCAGGCCCTGCGTCTTGCTGCATTTCGCGGAGTGGATCTGCGGGTGCTGGTGCCTGAAAAATCCAACCACGCGCTGGCGGACTTAGCCAGAGGCACACATCTGCGTGAACTGGAAGAATGCGGAGGAAGGGTAGTCAAATATCCACACATGGTTCACGCCAAAGTTGTTGTAGTCGATGACCGGCTGGCGGTTGTGGGATCTGCCAATATGGACATGCGCAGCCTGTTCCTGAACTATGAAATAGTCATGTTCAGTTATTCAGAAACGGATATAAAACCCGTCAGCGACTGGGTGCAGAAACTTATCGATCAAAGCACTGAAGGTACGGATAAGGTGGGCGTGGTCCGTGATACTTTTGAAGGAGTGGCAAGGCTTGTGGCTCCGCTGCTCTAA
- a CDS encoding zinc dependent phospholipase C family protein, protein MVKFILFLAFSVLPVLGFAANCYAWGPGVHMAIGNAVLSNTSLLSDALAKLLLSNSAVFLYGCLSADIFIGKGSKAKRLHSHNWETGFNLLDDSDDEHMRAFSLGYLSHLAADIVAHNYYVPNLMQQTRSGSKLSHVYIEMLADAQVEWSSQEAERLFREANKDVDFNLRKHMDAKKYSFLFKKKVFHQTIALLEYKAVSQSLKISKKVVPAFRQAYLHSVVDYSYRLVIDMLNSPRNAVALNFDPIGAANIKLAKDGNYWKTALKRSIPFTPRFEIDKRITSLPRIIGLKGMFKSGPAMDTPVAIDF, encoded by the coding sequence ATGGTAAAATTTATTCTGTTTCTAGCCTTCAGCGTTCTTCCGGTTCTCGGTTTTGCAGCCAACTGCTATGCCTGGGGGCCGGGAGTGCATATGGCTATCGGAAATGCCGTTCTCTCAAACACCTCGCTGCTTTCCGATGCTCTGGCAAAACTTCTGCTCTCCAATTCAGCCGTATTTCTTTATGGATGCCTTAGTGCAGATATCTTCATAGGCAAAGGCAGCAAGGCCAAAAGACTGCACAGCCACAATTGGGAAACCGGATTCAACCTGCTGGACGACTCTGATGATGAGCATATGCGGGCTTTCTCCCTCGGCTACCTTTCCCATCTAGCAGCGGACATCGTCGCCCATAATTACTATGTACCAAATCTTATGCAGCAGACCCGCTCTGGAAGCAAGCTAAGTCATGTTTACATAGAGATGCTGGCGGATGCCCAAGTTGAATGGTCCTCCCAAGAGGCGGAACGTCTTTTTCGCGAGGCCAATAAGGACGTGGACTTCAATCTCCGCAAACATATGGACGCCAAAAAATACAGCTTCCTTTTCAAAAAGAAAGTCTTCCACCAGACCATCGCCCTGCTTGAATACAAGGCAGTGAGTCAATCGTTGAAAATTTCAAAAAAAGTAGTCCCGGCTTTTCGACAGGCATATCTGCATTCCGTCGTGGATTACTCATACCGTCTGGTTATTGATATGCTCAACTCCCCGCGTAATGCCGTGGCCCTTAATTTCGATCCTATCGGAGCCGCAAACATCAAGCTTGCCAAGGACGGAAATTACTGGAAGACCGCCCTTAAACGCAGCATTCCTTTCACCCCCCGCTTCGAGATTGATAAGCGAATCACCAGCTTGCCCAGAATTATCGGGCTGAAAGGAATGTTTAAGTCAGGACCTGCTATGGACACTCCTGTAGCAATTGATTTTTGA
- a CDS encoding LysE family translocator codes for MFDYNFAHWTTFLIAALLLNIAPGPDMAYILSHTITGGKKAGFAAMFGIWSGAFLYVSLTALGLAAIVAASATAFSIVKWVGVIYLFWLAFGAFRSKGSLLDINKESTSPNTGAIFKQGVLIHLLNPKVATFFIAFLPQFVVKGAGPVWAQLMLHGTLIIVTAAFVEPPLIYAGDRITGRLRESQKLQRWLDRALGSVFVAFGIKLALYER; via the coding sequence ATGTTTGACTACAATTTTGCCCACTGGACAACTTTTCTTATAGCCGCCCTGCTGCTCAATATCGCACCGGGACCGGATATGGCCTACATCCTCAGCCACACCATAACAGGTGGCAAAAAAGCGGGATTCGCCGCCATGTTCGGGATCTGGTCCGGGGCATTTCTCTATGTATCGCTTACCGCTCTAGGACTGGCAGCAATTGTCGCAGCCTCAGCCACCGCATTCAGCATCGTAAAATGGGTAGGAGTAATTTATCTTTTCTGGCTGGCCTTCGGTGCCTTCAGATCCAAAGGCAGCCTCTTGGATATCAATAAAGAATCGACCTCCCCGAACACAGGTGCTATATTTAAACAAGGCGTTCTTATTCACCTCCTAAATCCCAAGGTAGCTACTTTCTTTATTGCATTTCTGCCGCAATTCGTTGTGAAAGGGGCTGGACCGGTCTGGGCCCAGCTCATGCTTCACGGCACCCTGATCATCGTAACAGCCGCCTTTGTAGAGCCGCCTCTGATCTATGCCGGGGACCGCATAACCGGGAGATTGCGCGAAAGCCAGAAATTGCAGAGATGGCTGGATCGCGCATTAGGATCGGTATTTGTGGCTTTCGGAATCAAGCTGGCACTGTACGAGAGATAA